The following is a genomic window from Cryomorphaceae bacterium.
AATTCTCCGACTAATTTGAGCAAGAATTGGTTGAATGGTTCAAATGGCCCGACTACTTCTTGTTCGCGGCCCGAACCTGTGCTTCAAGCATATCCCACATTTTGGGCGGAATGGCTTTAAGCATGTTGAATTGACCGGCTCCCTGCAGCCATTCTCCACCGTCCATGGTAACCACTTCGCCGTTGATGTAAGCAGCGTAATCGCTTAGCAGGTAGGCGGCCAGATTGGCCAGCTCGCGAGGGTCTCCTACGCGCCCGAGTGGCACTCGCTGATCCATACTGAATTGCTCCACAAGGTCACCGGGCAACAGACGCTCCCACGCACCCTTGGTCGGAAACGGACCGGGTGCAATGGCGTTGATTCGGATTCCGCGGTTACCCCATTCTACTGCCAGTGAACGGGTCATGGCCAATACTCCGGCCTTGGCACAGGCCGAGGGTACCACATAGCCGGAGCCAGTGCTCGCGTACGTGGTAGCAATATTGAGAATGCTCCGACCGGTAGCTTGCTCGTCTTTCAGCCAATGCTTTCCAACGGCAAGCGTGCAATGGGCAGTGCCCTTGAGTACAATGTCGAGAATCACGCCAAATGCCCGCGCTGAAAGGCGCTCTGTGGGGGCTATGAAGTTTCCGGCTGCGTTGTTTACGAGGGAGTCAATTTTGCCAAACTTATCGAGCACGGCAGCTACCATGGCATCTACCTGGTCGGCTTGAGCCACATCACAAGCAAGCGGAAGCACTTCTGTACCTGTTTCCTCCGAGATTGCTGCGGCCGCTGCTTCGAGCTTTTCAAGTTTGCGGCTGGTAATGACCAGCTTCGCTCCGAGTCGGCCCAATTCGGTGGCCATAGCCCGGCCTAAACCCGAGCCTCCACCGGTAACAATCACTACACGTGATGAAAAAGTATCTTTGGGTAACATAGAACTAAGTTGCGAGGCGCTCATAACATTGGTTTTTTGTGTTCAGCCGTAAAAGTAACATTTGACATACCGCAAACACAATGGCGAAAGTGTTGAAATTGTTCCTACTTTTAAAAAATGAAAGGTGCGTATCCCGCAAAAATTTTGCTTGCCTGGGGCGAAGCCCTCACAGGAAACCGCGGTATTCGCGATTGGCTGATGAAAAACGGCTATCCCGAGTTGGGCATTTTTTGCTTTGCACTCCGCAATCAAAAGGAAGCACGTGATTGGCTGATGGAAAATGGTTTTCCGCACCTGATGGCTGCCATCAATGCAGCGGAGGGGAACGAACAAGCCTTTGAATGGTTGAATATGCACGGTTATGACGTGCTCGCCAGGGTAGCACGCGCCGGCGATGGCGATGACGACTCTGTACATTGGCTCAAAAAACGAAACCAACCTGAGTTTGCCATGCTGGCGCTCAAAATACGCTATATCAAAAACCAAATCGAAGATGACAACAACGACATTCACAAAATCAGTCCGTATTAGCGGAGCCATTTTGCTCAGTGCATTGCTTGCATCGTGCATGCCTTGCGAAAAGGGTAGCGGAGAGGTACTGCAGGAATCCAGACCTTTAGAGGCTTTTTCATCGGTTGAGGTAAGATGTCCGGTGAATGTGTTTATCAGCCAGAATCATTTTCCTACTCAGGCCACCGTCAAGGCTCAAAAGAATATAGCCGATCTCTTGAGCATTGAAGTGGAGAACGGTGTGCTTACCATTGATTCAGACGATTGTTTCCAAACCAAAGAAGTGGTAGAGGTTTACCTCAATACTGAGCGGGTTGAAGGGTTGGCTGTGTATGGCTCGGGCGATATTCATGGGCTCACCGATTTGCTGGGCGGTACATTGAAGATGAAGGTGAAAGGCTCCGGTGATATCACAGCCGAGGGTACCTACCGTCATATTCAGGCAGATATACAGGGTTCGGGAGATATTCGTTTCAATGGCAAGGCTGATCGTTTGGAGGTAACCGTAAAAGGCTCGGGTGACTTCAAGGGCCAAAACATGACTGCCAAATCAACCAGTGTAAAGATCTCAGGCAGTGGAGATGCTTTTGTGAATGCCGAGGAGTTTTTGGAGGCCAGTGTGGCAGGGAGCGGAGATGTTCGCTATACGGGTGCTCCGCGTGATTCGTCGTTTTCAGTAAAAGGAAGCGGCAACATCCGGCCGATGCGCTAGTCGCTATGGGGTGAGTGCATCATGGGGCGGAAAACTTGCTCTCCAACCTTGACTGTGCTTATGGGCAGCTCGAATCGTTTGTTGTTGACTTCATAAATCAGCAGTATCATTTCAGGAACATCGGGTGGTGCAGGTGTGTCTGAGCTTTCCGGCAGGTTGATGGTTTCCTGGCTGCGGATATACAGTTCCTTTTCTGTTCCTGAAAACAAGTCGGTGGTGCTGCGCTGATACCAATGTTGACCTCCAACCACCTGCAAAACAGGCAGGCTGCGACCGTCGGCCAGGAACTCCACGAACTTCACGGGCTTCTCAGCTTCAACGGAAAGTTTCAGCTCGTACATCAAAAAGTACCACGTGGGGCCAGACACACCCGGATATTCGCGGTGAATGGTTAATTCTGCGCTTTCAACATTGAAAGAAGGATGCACCGAAGCGCTTTTTTTGCCCTGAGAACACCCCGCAAAAAGCAGTATGCACAGACCGGCAAGCGAAGGAAGCACCCGGCTTAATCGTTGAAAAAGCGGCTGTTCCAGTTGTACTTGCTAAAGGTGAAATGAAATGCAAAACAGAGGTAAGACAGGATGGCGGCCATTAGCAGGTTCATCCAAAAGAAGAATACCAGTCTGCCCGAATTGAAGAATGATGCTTCAGATTCAGCGGTAATCATGCTGTTGGGCAATACAATTGTCAGCAGCAAGGTAAAGGCAAGTACCGTTGCAGCGAGCGCTGCCGGACTGCGGAATGGAAATTTCATGATGGAGCGATACCACTTCAGGTCATTGCCCCACTGGTGCACCAGGTAGAACTTTCCATTGGAGAGAGGAAGAAAGAGCAGGGGATCCTGGTTGCAGTCGCTCAGTTTGAATTTGGCGGCCGGCGCCAGAATGTAATAGCGGTCGGTTTGCACGTTTTGTTCACGTTGCAGGCTGCGGAGTTTGGAAATGGCCTCCTGTGGAATTTCACCGCTGTAATGTTGGGTGCCCAAAAAGCGAAGTCGGTATTTCACCGCAACGCGCTCAATGGCTTCCCTGGAGTACACGCACCTTGAATCTAAATTTTCGGGGCTCATCAAGGGCTCATTTCCGGGGTTTTCCTCAATAGACTGCAATATGTTTCGGTCCTGAACCGCATCATCGCGCAGCCAGTCATTCACTTTGTCCAGTAAGCTTGATTCAATGGGGTTGTTTTCGGCATCGTTTAGCGCATCGCGCAGATTTACATCTCTCATCATTTTTCTCCCGATTTGATAGTCTAAAATTACACAAAACGGCCGTGCATTGCAAGGCCATGGGTAAAATAACAATTCAGAAGCGCGAAGGTTTTTGAACCATCAGGCTTGATAGCCTTGCGTAAGAATATCAAGAATGTGTTGAGCTGCTTTGGAAATGCGCGTACCCGGCCCGAATACACCTACTACGCCGGCATCGAATAGAAAATCGTAGTCCTGCTGGGGGATAACACCTCCGGCAACCACGAGCATATCTTCGCGGCCTGCCTGCTTCAGCGATTCAATGACTGCGGGAACCAGCGTTTTGTGTCCAGCTGCGAGCGAAGAAACACCCAGTATGTGCACGTCGTTTTCAACAGCTTGCTTGGCGGCTTCTTCCGGCGTTTGGAAAAGCGGCCCGATGTCCACATCAAAGCCGATGTCTGCAAACGCAGTTGCGATTACCTTGGCTCCCCTGTCGTGGCCGTCCTGGCCCATTTTGGCAATCATGATGCGGGGTCTTCGCCCGGCAATGGCAGCAAAGTCGTTGCACATTTGCCGCGCTTTGTTGAAGTCTTGGTCGTTTTTCACCTCTTCGGAATATACGCCGGTTATAGAACGGATGGTGGCCTGGTACCGGCCATAGATTTTTTCGAGTGCGAGCGAAATCTCACCGAGGCTGGCGCGTTTTCGGGCGGCTTCTATGGCCAGCTCGAGCAAGTTGCCCTCACCACTTTTGGCGCCTTCGGTCAGTGCGTTCAATGCCTGTTGACAGGCGTTCTCGTCGCGTTCGGTTTTGAGTTTTTGAAGTCGTTCCAACTGTTGTCGGCGTACTTCGGTGTTATCCACATCGCGAATCTCGATGTTGGTTTTTTCATCGGTTTCGAAGCGGTTCACTCCCACGATCACGGAGCTCCCTCCGTCAATGCGCGCCTGTTTTTTTGCCGCGGCTTCCTCAATCCTCATTTTTGGAACGCCGGTTTCGATGGCTTTGGCCATTCCGCCCAGTTCCTCAATTTCGGCGAGGTGTTTTTTGGCCCGGTGATAGAGTTGATGGGTTAGGCTCTCCACATAGTACGATCCTCCCCAAGGGTCAACCACTTTGCAGATATCGGTTTCCTCTTGAAGGTAAATTTGCGTGTTTCGGGCAATGCGCGCCGAAAAGTCAGTGGGAAGAGCAATGGCTTCGTCGAGGGCATTGGTATGGAGCGATTGTGTTCCACCAAAGGCTGCAGCCAATGCTTCAATGCAGGTTCTGGCTACATTGTTAAACGGGTCCTGCTCAGTAAGACTCCATCCCGATGTTTGACAATGCGTTCGCAAGGCCAATGACTTTTGGTTTTCAGGCTTGAATCGCTGAATCATTTCGGCCCACAACCAACGGCCTGCCCGCATTTTGGCAATCTCCATAAAATGGTTCATCCCAATAGCCCAGAAAAACGAGAGGCGCGGGGCGAAATCGTCAATATCCAATCCTGCTTCCAGTCCGGTACGAACGTATTCCAGCCCGTCGGCAAGGGTATAGGCCAGCTCAATATCAGCTGGTGCGCCCGCCTCGTGCATGTGGTAGCCGGAGATGCTGATAGAGTTGAATCGGGGCATGTTACGCGAGGTAAACCGGAAAATGTCGGCCACAATCCGCATCGAAGGCCCCGGAGGGTAGATATAGGTGTTGCGAACCATGAACTCCTTCAGGATGTCGTTCTGAATGGTTCCTGAAAGTTGCCCGGGTGATACGCCTTGTTCCTCAGCCGCTACAATGTAAAAGGCCAGGATGGGCAACACCGCGCCGTTCATGGTCATTGAAACCGACATTTTGTCGAGCGGAATCTGGTCGAACAGCAGCTTCATATCGAGCACGCTGTCAATAGCTACGCCTGCTTTACCTACGTCTCCAATAACACGTGGATGGTCAGAATCGTAGCCGCGATGGGTGGCCAGATCAAAGGCAACAGAAAGTCCTTTTTGCCCGGCAGCAAGGTTTCTTCGATAAAACGCATTGCTCTCCTCGGCGGTGCTGAATCCTGCGTACTGGCGGATGGTCCATGGGCGCACCGTGTACATGGAGGCGTAGGGTCCGCGAAGGTAGGGAGGAGAGCCGGCCTGAAAACCGAGGTGACTTACTTCTTTGAGATCTTCAGCGCTGTAACGGGGCTTGAGTTCGATGCCCTCTGGAGTTATGATTCCGGTTTCCGAGTGCGGCTTACCCGGTTGCAGCAGGCCAAAATCCAATTCGATATCCTGAAACGAAATACGTGTCATGCAGTGGTGCTTTGTGACATGGATTCAACATGTTGTGCGGCGCGTCGTAATTTGAGTGGTTCTACCAGTTTGCTCTCTGTAACGGCAGATTCTCCGTTGCTTTCTGCCCGAATACTTCCTGCTTCGTCGGGGTTGGGATACTTGTTTGCACCGATGTAGGTGAGAATTCCTTCTGATACTTTGCGCTCTTCCTCGGCCGCTTCAAGGCTTATTTGCTCTTGTAACCAGCCGCTCTTGGCAGTTTCAATCAGCCCGCCCATTGCCTCTATTTCTTTGAATCGTTTCCATACCTGTTGCATCAAATCGTGGGTAAGGCGCTCCAGCAAATATGAGCCGGCAGCGGGATCGGTCACTTCGCGAAGGTGAACCTCCTCTGCCAAAAGCAACTGCACATTTCGCGCTATGCGAAGACTGAAATCGTTGTGCTGATCGTCGTGCGGCAGAACCCTCAAGTGATTGCAACCTCCAATAACCGCGGCCATCGCCTGGGTGGTGTTGCGAAGCATGTTGGTGTAGGGGTCTCGCATGGAGCGCTCACGAGGGCTGGTTATGCAACCCATCTGCACCTGTGCTGCTTTTTGCGGATTTGCGCCGTAGGCCTTGCACACATTGGCCCAAAGTAGCCTTAGCGCCCGTAGCTTGGCAATTTGCGTGTAATAGGATCTTCCGCAAGCCAGTCGAAATGAAATGCCTGCCACGGCATCGTCGGGAGCAATGTCGGCTTCGCGCGCCCGGTGCAGGTATTCGTTGGCGTGGGCAAGTGTGGCAGCGAGTTCGGTAACGGTATCCGCTCCGGCGTGGTGGTACATGGATGCATCAACCCGAAGAGGAGTGAAGCGCTGAAGTCCGGTTTCAATGCGCAGATTCAGGAGCTCTTGAACCATTTCGGCATCCCGTGCTTCGTTCAATATCCAGTTGCCACGACTTAAAAGCACTGTGATGGGGTCGGTTGCCATGCCTCCGAATATCGTATCGGGGCTGTAGCCTTTGCTTTTGGCGTAAAGGCTCAGAGACTCCATGAGCACCCGCGGACGAGAGCTGCCTTCAAAATGAACCGATATGTATGGTAGTTCAATATCTTTCAGCAGGGCTTTCAAATCATCTTCCGACGAAAAATCACCCCTGAAGCCGAGCGCATGCACACCGCGGTTGAGTAGTGTTAGCCCGGCTTTGTTGGCTTCTGCCGATGCAGTTTCAGCAACATCTTCGCGAATAAGCCAGCCCTCAGGTCGGCCATTTCCGGGGATAAACACGGTAGCTGCGGGTAAATCGGTGCTGCTGTAATCGGGTCTCAGTTGGAGGCCGTTGGCAGGAGTCCAGCAAAGATTATCGTAGTCAAGAGACTTCAATTCTTTGCGGATAAGGTTGCGCCATTCTTCGGCAGAGGTCGGTTCAAAGGGTTGTGTTGCGTCTTTCATGCGCTGGTACGCCGCCAATTGCGGGGTTATTCAAAAATGACGAGAAAAATGTCTTCGTCCTCTTTCTTCATGTGGTGATGTTCACGGGCAAATTTCTCAAGGGATTCCTTGTTGGTGGTGAGGTCGTGAATGGCGGCTTTGGTTTCCTCAATGCGATGTCGGTAGTACTCTTGCTCCTTTTCGAGCTGATTGAGTTTCATCCTGGCTCCCATCTGTGAAATCAGGTCATTGTTGTGAAAAAACGTAATCCACATCAACATGGCGAGCGTGGCTAAAGCATACTTGTTTCGCAGAAATTTTGGAATTCGCCTGAACATGGGATAAAGGTACAAGGAAAGGGGCAAACCAAAAACGGCCTGCCCCTAAAACTTTTCACAAACCACCTTTGAATTACCCGAGGAAAGGGTACCGGTAGTTTTTAGCGGGTACAAAGGTTTCCTTGATGGTTCTCGGTGAAACCCAACGGATCAGGTTTAGGTAGGAGCCGGCTTTGTCGTTGGTGCCGGAACCTCTTGCACCGCCAAAAGGCTGCTGACCTACCACAGCCCCAGTGGGTTTGTCGTTGATATAGAAGTTTCCTGCAGCATTGGCCAGCATGCGTGTTGCCAGGTCAATCGCGTAGCGGTCGCCGGAGAAAATACTACCGGTAAGGGCGTATTCCGAAGTGCTGTCAACAAGTTTCAGGGTAGCTTCAAAATCGTTGGCGGGGTACACGTAAATGGTGAGTACCGGCCCAAATATTTCCTCACACATGGTGCGGAATTTTGGGTTGCTTGTTTCAATCACAGTGGGTTCAATAAAGTATCCTTTCGAATCGTCATAGTTTCCACCGGCGATGATGCTTGCGTCGCTTTGCCCTTTCACATAATCAATGTAGCCGGAGATTTTGTCAAAGGCTTTGCGGTCAATCACAGCGTTCACAAAGTTCCCAAAGTCTTCGGGGCTTCCCATTTTAAATGAAGCGAGGTCGCTCAACAGATGCTCTTTCACTGCCGGCCATATATTGTCAGGGATGTAGGCACGAGAGGCCGCTGAACATTTTTGCCCTTGGAATTCAAAAGCACCGCGCGAAAGGGCAACCGCAACTTCAATGGGGTCGGCGCTGCGGTGAGCCACCACAAAATCTTTACCACCGGTTTCACCCACAATGCGCGGGTAGCTTTTGTATTGGGCGATATTGGCGCCAATGGTTGTCCATAAATGACGGAATACGCCGGTAGAACCTGTAAAGTGGAGACCTGCAAAATCAGGGTGATTGAAGATTACCTCACCGGCTTCGGGGCCATCCAGGGTTACCATATTAATGACTCCATCCGGTACACCTGCTGCTTTGAAGAGCTCCATAATGATTTGTGCAGAGTACACCTGCGAATCGGCGGGCTTCCAAACCACAGTATTCCCCATCAGCGCGGGAGCTACACAAAGGTTGGCGGCAATAGAGGTGAAGTTAAAAGGAGTAAGTGCAAATACAAATCCCTCCAGAGGACGGTACTCCATGCGGTTCCAGATTCCGGGGTTGCTTCCGGGCTGGTCGCTGTAGATCTGCTGCATGTATGCCACGTTGAAGCGCAAAAAGTCAATCAACTCACATGCGGCGTCAATCTCGGCCTGAAAAGCGTTTTTCGACTGCCCGAGCATGGTGGCTGCGTTCATGCGGTCGCGGAAAGGACCTGCCAACAAATCGGCGGCTTTGAGGAAAATGCTTGCGCGGTGTTCCCAGGCAAGATTGCTCCAGGCTTTGCGTGCAGCCAGGGCAGCGTCAATGGCTGATTTTACGTGCGAAGCATCGCCGTAGTTAAAATGACCGATAATCCGCTGATGGTCGTGTGGAGGTGATAGCGGCTGCTTGTTTCCGGTTCTCACTTCTTCGCTGCCAATGTACATGGGCACATCAACAGGATTTTGTTGCAGCATACTTCGATAGGTTGCAAGCAGCGATTCACGTTCGGCACTTCCGGGTGCATAATCTTTTACCGGCTCATTGGCCACAGGGGGTACCTGGTATATTCCTTTGGGCATAAACAGAGATGTTTTCGGGGGTGACTAATCAAAAAATTTGGCCGCAAAATTAGCCATTCCAAGTGGCTTAACAAGTGCATTTGGTTCCGCGGGTTCGAATGCGATTACCGGGTTGGGGCAGCGAGGCTCCTCAAACCAATAGCAGGATTGAAGAGTGTTCATCAAA
Proteins encoded in this region:
- a CDS encoding SDR family oxidoreductase — its product is MLPKDTFSSRVVIVTGGGSGLGRAMATELGRLGAKLVITSRKLEKLEAAAAAISEETGTEVLPLACDVAQADQVDAMVAAVLDKFGKIDSLVNNAAGNFIAPTERLSARAFGVILDIVLKGTAHCTLAVGKHWLKDEQATGRSILNIATTYASTGSGYVVPSACAKAGVLAMTRSLAVEWGNRGIRINAIAPGPFPTKGAWERLLPGDLVEQFSMDQRVPLGRVGDPRELANLAAYLLSDYAAYINGEVVTMDGGEWLQGAGQFNMLKAIPPKMWDMLEAQVRAANKK
- a CDS encoding DUF2807 domain-containing protein; the protein is MAMTTLYIGSKNETNLSLPCWRSKYAISKTKSKMTTTTFTKSVRISGAILLSALLASCMPCEKGSGEVLQESRPLEAFSSVEVRCPVNVFISQNHFPTQATVKAQKNIADLLSIEVENGVLTIDSDDCFQTKEVVEVYLNTERVEGLAVYGSGDIHGLTDLLGGTLKMKVKGSGDITAEGTYRHIQADIQGSGDIRFNGKADRLEVTVKGSGDFKGQNMTAKSTSVKISGSGDAFVNAEEFLEASVAGSGDVRYTGAPRDSSFSVKGSGNIRPMR
- a CDS encoding methylmalonyl-CoA mutase yields the protein MTRISFQDIELDFGLLQPGKPHSETGIITPEGIELKPRYSAEDLKEVSHLGFQAGSPPYLRGPYASMYTVRPWTIRQYAGFSTAEESNAFYRRNLAAGQKGLSVAFDLATHRGYDSDHPRVIGDVGKAGVAIDSVLDMKLLFDQIPLDKMSVSMTMNGAVLPILAFYIVAAEEQGVSPGQLSGTIQNDILKEFMVRNTYIYPPGPSMRIVADIFRFTSRNMPRFNSISISGYHMHEAGAPADIELAYTLADGLEYVRTGLEAGLDIDDFAPRLSFFWAIGMNHFMEIAKMRAGRWLWAEMIQRFKPENQKSLALRTHCQTSGWSLTEQDPFNNVARTCIEALAAAFGGTQSLHTNALDEAIALPTDFSARIARNTQIYLQEETDICKVVDPWGGSYYVESLTHQLYHRAKKHLAEIEELGGMAKAIETGVPKMRIEEAAAKKQARIDGGSSVIVGVNRFETDEKTNIEIRDVDNTEVRRQQLERLQKLKTERDENACQQALNALTEGAKSGEGNLLELAIEAARKRASLGEISLALEKIYGRYQATIRSITGVYSEEVKNDQDFNKARQMCNDFAAIAGRRPRIMIAKMGQDGHDRGAKVIATAFADIGFDVDIGPLFQTPEEAAKQAVENDVHILGVSSLAAGHKTLVPAVIESLKQAGREDMLVVAGGVIPQQDYDFLFDAGVVGVFGPGTRISKAAQHILDILTQGYQA
- a CDS encoding septum formation initiator family protein, producing the protein MFRRIPKFLRNKYALATLAMLMWITFFHNNDLISQMGARMKLNQLEKEQEYYRHRIEETKAAIHDLTTNKESLEKFAREHHHMKKEDEDIFLVIFE
- the pruA gene encoding L-glutamate gamma-semialdehyde dehydrogenase; amino-acid sequence: MPKGIYQVPPVANEPVKDYAPGSAERESLLATYRSMLQQNPVDVPMYIGSEEVRTGNKQPLSPPHDHQRIIGHFNYGDASHVKSAIDAALAARKAWSNLAWEHRASIFLKAADLLAGPFRDRMNAATMLGQSKNAFQAEIDAACELIDFLRFNVAYMQQIYSDQPGSNPGIWNRMEYRPLEGFVFALTPFNFTSIAANLCVAPALMGNTVVWKPADSQVYSAQIIMELFKAAGVPDGVINMVTLDGPEAGEVIFNHPDFAGLHFTGSTGVFRHLWTTIGANIAQYKSYPRIVGETGGKDFVVAHRSADPIEVAVALSRGAFEFQGQKCSAASRAYIPDNIWPAVKEHLLSDLASFKMGSPEDFGNFVNAVIDRKAFDKISGYIDYVKGQSDASIIAGGNYDDSKGYFIEPTVIETSNPKFRTMCEEIFGPVLTIYVYPANDFEATLKLVDSTSEYALTGSIFSGDRYAIDLATRMLANAAGNFYINDKPTGAVVGQQPFGGARGSGTNDKAGSYLNLIRWVSPRTIKETFVPAKNYRYPFLG